From the genome of Thermogutta terrifontis, one region includes:
- a CDS encoding serine/threonine protein kinase, with the protein MDDVVRAFLENEQKLRLVRRLGVGGFGEVWDAESDSGVRSAIKVSHQTIDNTNPAVQKELQNLKLIRALTGHPHIVSLLDYWVVSGYLVTRWELATDGTLLDMLERYRQDGQPGIPLKQLIKWIYEAADGLDFLHEKGIYHRDIKPQNLLLFHGHVKLGDLGLAKLVGASTASHTGSGTFGYLPPEAWEEHRLTRSVDLYSLAATYIKLRTGQEPFGRNPVEIFERQRTGRPVLDGLLPEEADLVRQALAPRPEDRPRDGAAAWVRSLYRALRGEGRSGAGVPSTGPAAGASQATFSASPPGLRPVVAQPGVGVGEWGHSAPAARPASPPAGFAPKGDKAGGALHRAKDRTEEEMDPAITGAIVGAIFWAIRGAMSNGIGGAIAGAIVGAIFGAIGGAIFGAIGESIGGSSMKWKKRAK; encoded by the coding sequence ATGGACGACGTTGTACGGGCATTTTTAGAAAATGAGCAGAAGCTCCGGCTTGTTAGGCGGCTGGGAGTGGGCGGATTCGGCGAGGTTTGGGACGCCGAATCTGACAGTGGAGTTCGCTCCGCCATCAAGGTTTCGCATCAGACGATCGACAATACCAATCCTGCCGTTCAAAAAGAGCTGCAAAACCTCAAGCTCATCCGGGCCCTGACGGGCCATCCCCACATCGTCAGTCTTCTCGACTACTGGGTGGTCTCCGGATATTTGGTCACCCGGTGGGAACTTGCGACCGACGGAACACTCCTCGACATGCTGGAAAGATACCGCCAGGACGGGCAACCGGGCATTCCTCTCAAACAACTTATCAAGTGGATTTATGAGGCGGCAGATGGCCTGGACTTTCTTCACGAGAAGGGGATTTATCACCGCGACATCAAGCCGCAGAACCTGCTCCTTTTCCACGGGCATGTGAAGCTGGGAGATTTGGGGTTGGCGAAATTGGTGGGGGCCAGCACGGCGTCGCACACAGGTTCCGGAACGTTCGGTTATTTGCCGCCCGAGGCCTGGGAGGAGCACCGGCTGACGCGAAGCGTGGACCTTTACTCCCTGGCGGCAACGTACATCAAGCTGCGGACGGGGCAGGAACCGTTTGGTAGGAACCCCGTGGAGATTTTCGAACGGCAGCGGACGGGCCGGCCCGTGCTGGACGGGCTCCTACCGGAAGAGGCAGACTTGGTGCGGCAAGCGCTTGCTCCCCGGCCGGAAGACCGGCCACGGGACGGCGCGGCGGCCTGGGTGCGGAGCTTATACAGGGCGCTACGGGGCGAAGGCCGATCAGGTGCGGGCGTGCCTTCCACGGGGCCTGCTGCGGGTGCCAGCCAGGCCACGTTTTCGGCATCGCCTCCGGGCCTGCGGCCCGTGGTAGCACAGCCAGGGGTGGGGGTGGGCGAATGGGGACATTCTGCTCCCGCCGCTCGTCCAGCATCTCCCCCTGCGGGTTTTGCTCCCAAAGGCGACAAGGCCGGAGGGGCCTTACATCGGGCTAAGGACCGTACCGAAGAGGAGATGGACCCGGCCATCACCGGGGCCATCGTCGGGGCCATCTTTTGGGCCATCCGCGGGGCCATGAGCAATGGCATCGGCGGGGCCATCGCCGGGGCCATCGTCGGGGCCATCTTTGGGGCCATCGGCGGGGCCATCTTTGGGGCCATCGGCGAGTCCATCGGCGGGTCCAGTATGAAGTGGAAAAAGCGGGCCAAGTAA